One Pyrus communis chromosome 4, drPyrComm1.1, whole genome shotgun sequence genomic region harbors:
- the LOC137731709 gene encoding autophagy-related protein 8i-like, which translates to MGKIQSFKQEFSFDERLEESKSIIAKYPDRVPVIIERYSRTDLPEMEKKKFLVPRDMSVGQFIHILSSRLHLTPGKALFVFVKNTLPQTASRLDSIYETYKEDDGFLYMCYSSEKTFG; encoded by the exons ATGGGGAAGATCCAATCTTTCAAGCAGGAGTTCTCATTCG aTGAACGACTTGAAGAATCAAAAAGTATAATTGCAAAATACCCAGATCGAGTTCCG GTGATCATTGAAAGATATTCCAGGACAGACCTGCctgaaatggaaaagaaaaa ATTCCTGGTTCCTAGAGATATGTCTGTCGGGCAGTTTATCCATATCTTAAGCAGCAGGCTTCACTTGACCCCGGGGAaagctctttttgtttttgtgaagaACACTTTACCTCAAACAG CCAGTCGCTTGGATTCCATCTATGAAACTTACAAGGAGGATGACGGTTTCCTGTATATGTGTTACAGCAGCGAGAAAACCTTTGGCTAA
- the LOC137732625 gene encoding uncharacterized protein, which yields MVNKHTIVCSSYTFLCFSFVDMTSLNFDDQDGILRTISDAPPTHYTVKVQLISLLTKHNLEKYESGDFEAGGYKWKLVFYPNGNKNRNVKEHVSLYLVMSGATAPQISSEVYAVFRLFILDQNNGNYFVLQEPKERRFHRMKLDWGFDQFLSHKAFTEASNGFLIDDTCVLGAEVFVSKETSKGKGERLSMVKDPVMYKNTWRIDNVSKLDAESYDSETFIAGDQKWKMQLYPKGKGLGVGTYLAFYLALAEPKSLPPGCQIYAKFTLRILDQLNAWHCYGEANCWFSATNSVGGWNFFIALEYFNRENRGLVLKDTCIVEADVTVHGITVAV from the exons ATGGTGAATAAACACACCATTGTCTGCTCTTCATAtacctttctttgtttttcg TTTGTTGATATGACGAGTCTCAACTTCGATGACCAAGATG GGATACTGAGAACAATTTCGGATGCACCACCAACCCATTACACAGTAAAAGTACAATTGATTTCGTTGCTCACCAAACATAACTTGGAGAAATATGAATCTGGGGACTTTGAAGCCGGAGGATACAAATG GAAACTGGTTTTCTATCCGAATGGAAACAAGAACAGGAATGTGAAAGAGCACGTCTCTCTCTACTTGGTAATGTCTGGAGCAACTGCTCCCCAGATTTCTTCGGAAGTGTATGCTGTTTTCAGGTTGTTTATACTCGATCAGAATAACGGCAATTACTTCGTTCTTCAAG AACCAAAGGAAAGGCGGTTTCATAGGATGAAACTCGATTGGGGATTCGATCAATTTCTTTCCCACAAAGCCTTCACTGAAGCTTCAAATGGATTTCTCATAGATGACACTTGTGTGTTGGGAGCAGAGGTCTTCGTTTCTAAAGAGACAAGCAAAGGCAAAGGAGAGCGTCTATCAATGGTAAAGGATCCTGTTATGTACAAGAATACTTGGAGGATTGACAACGTATCAAAGCTAGATGCGGAATCCTACGACTCAGAAACATTCATTGCTGGAGACCAGAAATG GAAGATGCAGCTCTATCCCAAGGGAAAAGGCTTGGGAGTTGGAACCTATCTTGCTTTTTATCTGGCGTTAGCCGAACCGAAATCTCTTCCTCCTGGCTGTCAAATTTATGCAAAGTTTACCCTACGGATCCTAGACCAGCTGAATGCCTGGCATTGCTATGGTGAAG CAAATTGCTGGTTCAGTGCCACAAATTCGGTGGGCGgatggaatttttttattgctCTAGAATATTTCAACCGGGAAAACAGGGGGTTAGTGTTGAAGGATACTTGCATTGTGGAGGCAGACGTCACTGTCCATGGAATTACTGTAGCAGTGTAG